AAAATCACCCAAAGCCTCGAATTACAAATGGAAGAAGTGGCCGTTGCTTCTGTTTCTTCATGCGTAGGCGGGACGCTCCGCTCCTCGGGACTCACCGAACAACCGGGGATTATTATCGTTGCCATCAAGCGTACCTCTGGGAAGATGCTCTTTAATCCAGCCGCGGATGAGAAACTTGAGGCTGGAGATAGGGTAGTCGCTTTGGCAGAAGCGACTCAGTTGAAAGACATCGAACGACGATTACGCGGGGAAGGATAGAGGGACCTCCCTCTTCTTTCGGTGAATTCTTTCGTGTCGAGTCACGTCTAACCCTTTACTTTTTACCTAGTGCCGTATCTGCGAGGCACTCCACTTTGGTGGCGGGGATGGACATGACAGACGTTATGACGAAACACGAATTGCCAGAATTTGCCCCTTTTGCTGAACCCCCTCCAGCGGTGACTGAGCGTATCAATAAACAGCCGGAGTGCGCTCTTCTCTGGGCCGTGTTGGAGAATGGATTAGCGACGTATATGCGTTATGCCACGGCGACCAATCGACGTGGGAAACGCCTGTTTCATGAAGCCGAAACGTGGATTATGCAAAACGATGCCACCTGGCTATGCAGCTTCATGAATATCTGTCACGTCTTAGGGCTTGATCCTGAATATCTCCGTATGGGATTACGCCGCTGGCGTGCTGTACAGGGAACACGCCCGCTGCGCGAAGCGGCATAATCATGCGCCCAGGAGAGCGCTTGTCATACTTCCAGTAATCCCCACGCCTTTTCCCAGTCCGCCGTCTTGAATCTTTCGGTCACCGTCGTCAACGTTAAGATAACACTTTGCGGGCAGGGGAGAGAACCGTGCGCAAGGTGACGAAAGTCTGGGCTCCGATGTCAGAGCGGAAGCCTCCGGAAATTTTCTGGCGGACTTTCATCATGCGCAGATCGCGTTCCGCTTGATTATTCGAAAATGGGACGGTGGGATCAGAGAGGAAGCGCAGAGTATCCTCTTTATGATCGCGGAGACGGAGTAACAGACTGTGTCCTGTGCGGCGCCGGATCCGCCCGCGGTGTGTGGGCATGCCCGCGCCGAGTGGCGGTTGGCTCTCATGGAAAGCAAAGCCTTGCGCCAGAATGCGGTCATAGCGGGCGGACACCAAGCCAGAAACCGGGGGCTTACACTCCTCTGTTGCGCCCGCGTCAGATGGGCCACTTGCGAGAGCGCCTCATCCCGGTATTAGTGTACAGAATCTGCGGCTAGATTAACCAAACAATCTCCCAGGAGCACTGTAGCGAGTAGGCTGGCGGTTGACGAGTCAAAGGTGACAACAAGCGCGAATACTATCTTGCTCGTTCTCCTTCATGTTTGCTGCGGTGGGTTTATGCACTCGCAATCTGCGAAAACACATACGGCCCTTCGGGGATGACGGCAACAGTCGCGTCTTTTGGTAATTCTGCGCAAAGTGTGTCTATTGCACGTTGCGGTTCCTCGAATGCTGATCCCCATAAATAGCGGCGATCTTCAGCTGGAATGCCAGGCGTGCAGAACCACACCCGGGCTCTTTGCATAACCAGAGCAAGTTTTTCTAGTTGCCATTGGTCTATCACAACAGGTTCTTTTGCCATAGTCTCAAGACAACTTTGCGAATCAGGAAAACGCCGGACGAAGCTGGTAAACTCTGGACTACCAAGTCCTTCCTGGCAAGCAGCGGCAAGGAGGATCGTCCCACCGTGTTTCACGATGTGTGAAGCTGCGGTCACGCCTTTCACAGCTTGATAATACGTCAGATCAAGTGGATACCCTGCACAGGTGGTGATAACCGCATCGACTGGCTCAGCAAGCGAAGCAAGCGTGGTTGCGCGCACAAACTCAACTCCTTTGGCATGGGCGGCAACAGGATTACCAGCAAACACTTGCGCAATCTGCCGGGTGTGGGTTAAAGCGACATCAACAATAAAATCGTGCCGGACCATCTGAGCAATTTCTAACAGCTCATGATGGAGAGGATTGTCAGGAAACGAGCCTTCGACGACTTTGGGGTTACGCATGAAGAAGGGACTATGCAAACGTTTGATGGTCTCCTCTCCCGCGAGTCCTGGTGCAACCAGCTTGCGGCCACCAGAAAAGCCGAGCATCAAATGTGGCTCGATAAATCCGAGCGAAATATGTAAGTCGCTTTCGACAAAACGTCGGTCGATCAATACTCGCGTACCAGAACGCGTCGTGCCGAGGTCACTGTGAGACGCGGCATTGCGCGCATCGTGCGAAACGATGGTGTAGCTACTGAGAATATCCGGTCCAACGATGGTCTGTAATTCTTGCTCTGTTGCCGCGCGATGTAAGCCTGTAGCAATAAGAATGGTAATGGCTGAGCGTGGCACTTCAGCCTGTTCCAAGGTTGCTAATACGTGCGGTAAGACAACACGATTCGGCGCGGGACGGGTAATGTCACAGATTGAGATTGCCGCATTCTTTTTGCCACGAGCAAGATCAAGCAGTGACGGTGAGCCTATCGGCTGGCGCAACGCTTCACTCAGCGCATCGTCAGCAGATGGCACGGCAGCAGCAAATTTTGGCTCCAGGATATTGGCCTGAATATGCGATGGGATTTCAACTTCTGCGCCTTCACGACCGAACGCGAGCTTGACTTTCATGGTTGACATGACTCCTTTTCTTAGCGGTCAGCCATCAGCAATTAGCTGTCAGCTTTATACAAGGCAAACAAAGAAAAGGGGAGGAGGGGAAAGCTAAGAGCTAAGAGCTAAGAGATGCTCGGTTGACATCCTTCAGTCGCTCACAGCATAATTCCGCCCGGTTGAGAAACCTGACTCGCTAGAAATGGCAAAAGGAGGAGCTATGGCAAAAAGTGTTGAAGCACGCTTACAAGAGATGGAAGACCGTGAAGCGATCCGTGAGTTACCGCTTAAGTATTGTGACTTGGTGTGGAAACAAGATGTTCCAGGAATCGTGAGCCTGTTCACCGAAGATGGAGAGTTTGATGCGGGTGGGAAAGTGACACCAGCAAACGGGCGC
The DNA window shown above is from Deltaproteobacteria bacterium and carries:
- a CDS encoding transposase codes for the protein MSARYDRILAQGFAFHESQPPLGAGMPTHRGRIRRRTGHSLLLRLRDHKEDTLRFLSDPTVPFSNNQAERDLRMMKVRQKISGGFRSDIGAQTFVTLRTVLSPARKVLS
- the larA gene encoding nickel-dependent lactate racemase, translating into MKVKLAFGREGAEVEIPSHIQANILEPKFAAAVPSADDALSEALRQPIGSPSLLDLARGKKNAAISICDITRPAPNRVVLPHVLATLEQAEVPRSAITILIATGLHRAATEQELQTIVGPDILSSYTIVSHDARNAASHSDLGTTRSGTRVLIDRRFVESDLHISLGFIEPHLMLGFSGGRKLVAPGLAGEETIKRLHSPFFMRNPKVVEGSFPDNPLHHELLEIAQMVRHDFIVDVALTHTRQIAQVFAGNPVAAHAKGVEFVRATTLASLAEPVDAVITTCAGYPLDLTYYQAVKGVTAASHIVKHGGTILLAAACQEGLGSPEFTSFVRRFPDSQSCLETMAKEPVVIDQWQLEKLALVMQRARVWFCTPGIPAEDRRYLWGSAFEEPQRAIDTLCAELPKDATVAVIPEGPYVFSQIASA